In Streptomyces sp. NBC_00448, the following are encoded in one genomic region:
- a CDS encoding thiopeptide-type bacteriocin biosynthesis protein → MPADRLSAAATSDIEGAVREVLAGNAVDEVALHHSLTPDHLCDAVSLFTAAGREALVQHAAVGKWWQINLAFTDPSTGDRAFAAHLLPLLRATDVDSWWFMRKHPGYRVRVLASPSAKATAKAALDQLVAEGDIQEWQTIIYEPETVAFGGETSMQIAHDLFAADSLHIQQLAAQDIRLPIGLRELSILLCTTMMRIAGLEWYETGDVWSRIIAAEHRSALTGLDPAVLTDRAQQIRALLLADTSALFASSGPLGQFENWAAAFQSAGRSLRQAANHGTLGRGLRHVLSLHVIFHWNRLGLPLRAQSHLASAARSAIFEGD, encoded by the coding sequence TCCTTGCCGGAAACGCGGTGGACGAGGTCGCCCTGCACCACAGCCTCACGCCCGACCATCTCTGCGACGCCGTATCCCTCTTCACGGCAGCCGGCCGCGAAGCCCTGGTGCAGCACGCTGCCGTGGGCAAGTGGTGGCAGATCAACCTCGCCTTCACCGACCCCTCTACCGGCGACCGCGCCTTCGCCGCCCATCTACTCCCCCTACTGCGAGCGACCGACGTCGACAGCTGGTGGTTCATGCGCAAACACCCCGGCTACCGCGTGCGTGTCCTGGCCAGCCCCTCAGCGAAAGCCACGGCGAAGGCTGCCCTGGACCAACTCGTCGCCGAAGGAGACATCCAGGAGTGGCAGACCATCATCTACGAGCCCGAAACCGTCGCCTTCGGCGGCGAGACGAGCATGCAGATCGCCCACGACCTTTTCGCGGCCGACAGCCTCCACATCCAGCAGCTCGCCGCCCAAGACATCCGCCTGCCCATCGGACTCCGCGAGCTGTCCATCCTCCTCTGCACAACCATGATGCGCATCGCCGGCCTGGAGTGGTATGAGACCGGCGACGTTTGGAGCCGCATCATCGCCGCCGAACACCGCTCCGCCCTCACCGGCCTGGACCCGGCCGTCCTGACCGATCGAGCCCAGCAGATCCGCGCACTACTTCTGGCCGACACCAGCGCCCTCTTCGCAAGCAGTGGCCCGCTCGGCCAGTTCGAAAACTGGGCGGCGGCCTTCCAAAGTGCTGGCCGCAGCCTGCGTCAGGCCGCCAACCACGGAACACTCGGCCGCGGCCTCCGCCACGTCCTCAGCCTCCACGTGATCTTCCACTGGAACCGCCTCGGCCTCCCCCTCCGTGCACAGAGCCACCTCGCCTCAGCAGCCCGAAGCGCAATCTTCGAGGGGGATTAG